atgctcaCTAGACTCTCTAGAAGGTACTCAAGGGTTCCAGGGCTTAACAATCCAATACTGGCTGGAcctaagaagagaaaaaagaaaagagacaacaaaTGAGAGCTGAGCATAAACTGAATACACTGTTTTTCTATCAAACCAAAAGAGTCAATGATAAGAGAAAATGATcaattatgtaaataaaaactcttatgtatattatattatgtcCTAATATGCCATGTTATCAGGCATTACGCTGAATAACATGCATCATACAAATAAactttcttcactttctttctATTGGCTTTCACTTGCTATGCCTGACTATCAGGGGAGCTGCCTCTTGGTTCAGAATATGACTGATATACTGAGCTAATTTGGTATAATTTGACAATTCAATAAGACACCAAATTATCACCAAACAATTTACCACCGTAAGTGTTAAAAATTGAGTATAAGTTAATCTGAAGCCCTTGCAAGTCGAcaaccacacagacatgctGTTCCTTGTGGTCGCTTGCAATAAGTTAGAATGTCTCCAAATTCTTAGCAAGCAACAAACATGTCATTGGCAGCAGTAAAGAGCCAGATAATTGACTTGAggattaaaatgtgaaaatgtggacCGTACCAGCCAGTTTCTCTGCCAGACATCCTAGGACAGCTGTGGTATTTCTGTGTTTAGCAGGGTTCAGAGCATCCTGTCGTGCTACAGCGGAACTCAGACTCAACATGTCTGAGAGTTTCTGGAGAGCAtcctggagagaggagatggagcaaTTATTCTAATGAAGAGCTCACATACACATTAGGTTGCAGGGATGTACCGGTTTCAAGGTACACAGTGGTATGAAACCTTACAGCTGTACATTTACATctgaaaagacagaagtgaTTCTATGGGCAAAGCCCCAGAGTAAGCACACCATATcaagtaaataaaatgtgcttCATTAGCAGGGACACAGTGTCACTGATGCACCAGAAATCATGATCAGTCAATATCGTCCAACAGCTGAGCTGCATCGGCTGCAGGTCAAGTCCAGCCTATACCATTCATATGCtagatgagcagcagcagcagatcagatgtgcagatgtaaacatgtcaaagtTGCCAGCAAAGACATTATTTCGTAGCCTTATTATATAAAGGATGATGTTTTTTGGTATATGCCTGCCCTGGGGAACCTATTTCAGGTGTCATTTTGCTCCATTCTGCTACCTGACTATTACTGTTTTGAAAATCCTTATCACTATGGAAAATGTCAACAACTACAGATTTAGCAAcctacatgctgaaaatgtcaagTTATTCTAACACTAATCTGGTTGCCAATGGCATGAACCTAAACAAGCAAGCCACCAGACACTATTTTGCAGAGGTATTGTCACGGAATCCTGGGTTTAGTGCCGTCTAACACAATTGTATTTCCTTTAACCAATCACAAATAACTCAGAGTGTTTTTCCCCTATACCAGAATGAGAATTGGTGCAGCCAGACCTGTCTGCACTACTGAGGCAGCACCGTAAAAATAGGTCTGGCATGCGAGACTAtcctttttgtaaaatctgtttgtttgtgtgtgtgtgtgtgcatgcgtgggTGTCTGAAGctttacatttcagattttaaaccTGCAATATATGTTTTGCTGAGTGGAGCATGTTTCTGTTGAGTACTGGAAAGAGTACAGAATTCATACTGTTCACAGTGTCATGGTGTGTCCCTTGTCCTCAGGTTACTTTAGACAGAAGGCAGGGGGTCCTTACCAGATTGTATTTGttgaaagggaaagagagaggacggGTTGGAGAAGAGGGGGGAGCATAggccaaaagaaaacaataaaggaTAGTAGTTATGAAAGCTGACTTAGTGCTGTCTCCGAAACCAAATAAGATGATTATCttagaaaatatttaaatatcaaCTGGGGGTTAGTTTACCACAATGAGGAATGAGGACATCATGTAAAACCTAAAATAACTCACAAAATGCACAAACTATACATACTTTGCCTGCAGGTGACACTAGTGTTAAAAAGGTATCTGCAGGTGATGACATTAACATGTTTACATCTGCAGGTTCAAACTGCGGTTGCTATTACTTTCCATCCACATCAGTCCACATGTGTAGAAGTGGTTCAACAATGACTGCTCCTGAGGAGAAAAAGCAGCCTGCTTTGTGGGAACAAGTGACACTGTGATAAAGGAGCCAGTTCTTTCCTGAGTGAAAAGTCGAATCATTTTTatgtgtcacactcacacatacaagCCACTAACCTTGGTGGGCAGGGGGCACTCATCCAAGAGAAGGGTGATCACTGCAGGACCAAGCGGATCATCCAATGGGATCACTCGAATCAGAGACTGGACAACCTCTAGCCAACCATCAtctgagggagaagagaggaaaagactGATTTGAGACTCTTCACACTTATGAACATTCACTCTTTCTCCTACATACATATAAGATGCCTGCCTGCATTATAAATGAAGAATTAATTATGAGTAGGGTATCTTCTAAGTGCATCTCAAAATATAACATCCTCTGCAATGAACTATGAAAAAAATTTAAGCAGGTGGAAAGTTCTTTTTTATAACCtactgatgaaatgaaaaatacacatatCTGCCAAGAACTTGCTTCAGACTGGGTAATATTTTTGATAACTGTGTCTTGCTTATGttctttcattaaaataaatgttttcatgcaaaaGACAAGAATTACCAACAAAACCAGATGAAAGAGAAGTGATCTGCTCTGAAATCACTTTGTAAGACAGGCACCAGGTTTATGAGCATCATAAATAGTGAAACAACATTTCCTGTCCATTAGATTACTCAGATCTGATACTATCACTTATGAAAGCATCAGCCAACTGGCTGCTGAATAATGTAACATCATAACACATGTCAAACAGAGAGTGActggctgtctgactgacttGCAGCTTGGCTGCCTTCAGGGTTCAGTATCTGCAAGTGAACACCCAGCTTGGCTGTTGTTAAACCACACAACACCACGCCATGTGAGCATCAAACACCATATGTGCATGACACAAGGCCCAAACACAAGAATTCAGAggctacacagacacacaaacacagcatggaAGCAGCATTCACCATATGCATAAGAAAGTGccgacacacaaaaaacatcaccTGAAGCTTGAAATATGCACAACCACAAATAAAAAGGCAGACCTGTTACTGTCAAACTaagacagacagaaactctattacatttttttccacttactGCACAAACAAGCAAATACACATCtggaaaatattaattaaacaCAATATATGAATCCGTCTTGGAAGCAGGTCTCATGACCACTTTAGAAATGTAAGTAGCAGCAAACACATGATGTTTGCATCATATCTCGTGACTGTGGCCCTTCCCCTGGTGATGTAAATGTCCCCTCAGGCTGGGCCACTGACTTTGTTGGATAAATGCTGAGGCAGCAATATTCCTGCAGGATTGGTAAACAGCAAACAGGTGGTGTGTCTGGCTCTCACCAGTGAAGGTTTCTCTAGACATAAATAGTCTGTTTTACACCTCATTATACCATCTTCTTTGGATGTAGCATTTAAATATGTTGGCCCTCAATATCATGTTTCTACTTAACAACAGAACACGACACAAACCAAATACATTTACTGCAAGACATTCTTTGGAACACTATTTAAACACCATTCAAATATTTGCTCACATCGTGGGCAGAGTAGTTTGCATGAGATGTCAAAGAAACAATTACGTCAAACTGGAAAAGCTGTCACTAAACAGAGGATAAGGACTGCCACTGTCTGCCACTTACAAAGCTACTGTAATATCACTGCCTCAGCAGTTCTCACAAACAACTAGCTCAGCCTGAGGGGGATGGGACACTGGCAGCATATTCAGAAGAGACCTGTTTAAATTCCTGGGACTCCCCATCAGTCAGTAGAAAGGATAAATCTTAACTCCACATCTGAAGAGTTGTGCACATGACTACAAGCTAAGCTAGACACAGTTTTGTTGGTTGAGACATTAGCTACCACTTGAGTAGAGCTAACATTTCTAACTTTTCCTCAGTTTGGAACCTCTGATCCTTTCaatgtaaaaacacatgaaatatgcTCCTGTACTTTACTTCACATTGCTTTGTGTATTCTGTCCCGGCAATGATCTGCTACACAGTGCCAATGATTGATTTTAAGTGTgtcctcatttttttcccctaccTGTCTCTGCCATCTCGTGCAAGGTGATCATGGAGTAAGGGGGCTCTTGGtcactgaaaaacagaacagagttTGCACAGAATTAGATAATAGCATGGTTTAggagtatttttcttttttttcacaaacgCTGCTTCAAAATTTGTGATATGTGTTCATTTATGAAAGCGTGCTTTACACAAATGGAGGTGGTGCATCAAGGTAAGAGCATTCAACCAGCAAATACATCTCAAGTGTTTGTGACCCTGTGGTCAATGCATcaacaaatatcaacaaatgaCTCATGCCTTTGTGCGTTTCTGTGAACACAGTAATGGCCATGGACAGTAATGCTGCCCCATGGAAACGTTAAGGCAAGCGTATAATTGTGATGGACTTGGTTCAGTGggtgttgtttttgaaaatgctgACATTACTGCTGCTGGTCATGGCTCATCCCAAGCTGAAGAAggctttcattttcacagtcaACTCCAGGCAGCTTTATCCTCAGATTCCCTAACATAAATAAGTTGTACCATACAGAATTCTTGGATGTTGGACATGGggttgtatatatatatattcaaaagacaatgaatgaatcaatcATTCTACAATATCACATAATTTCCAATTAGAGGTTATCGAGGCATCTGGTAGGTTGCTCTGTTTTTTCATATTGCAATATAGGTTGCAGAAAACGAAAATTATataatgtctgtttttccaATATTGCACAGCCCTAGTGCACAACAGAACATGACTATTCAAACAATACAATTATTAGCAAGACAATGATATGGTAATACtttcacaagacaaaatatGCAGTACTACAAAGCTCAACCACATGAATTGGCAAAATTCAGTTGAACGCAAATACAAATCTAAATTTCAAAGCTGGTCACAGTGAAGTTGGAGACCAAGACTTGAAGTGTTAGCACTTAGCATGATGTGTTTAAATACTTCTCCTCTTGCCAAATTCCAGTGTTTGTACCACACCTCTGCCAGCATGCATTTGTCTTCACTTGCTGAAGACCACTGAATAAAtgacttctttctttcatgCATAAAGCTGGTATGTATCAATCTCTTTGCAGGGTGGACTTTTACACTTACTGCATGATCTCAAGAAATACAATTTCACACCATGTGTAGATAGAAGAGATGCTCTGATGACCAAATTCATGGAAAAggggctgaaaatgaaaagaatttgGCATACTGCTAGGTTGCTGCTTCGGCTGATATTAGGACAAGACCAACAACCAGACCTGCCCGTAACTCATGTGGACCTTTGCCAACATTCATACTTGGGAATGAGTTATCTGCTGAACGGTGTCACACTCAAGAATTGTGCCCACCTTTTTGTTCTCTCTGCAAACTTAACTCGTGCTAAGCAAAACCCCAAAGGGCTTAGCGGAACGGCTGTTCTCTGAAGAAGGTGATAACTCAGTGGAAGATTAAGATAAGGAAGAAAGTGCTTCTACACAGCATCTACACAGGATATCAAAATCTTGCTACATCATTGCAGCAAGTCATCACTAAACCAAGAGAGGGAAACACATATGTTAAGAAAATGGCTAAGGCCTCTTTTAAAGAGTTTGAAGGCACGGGTAAACAACCAAACACCCGCTGCAGCTACTTTAACCACCTCATACCATTTAAGTCACCTCTGTGGAGAACGAGTGAGATTTTTCAGCATATCAGTATATCACCAGTATACAGAGCTCTATATTGCAGACTACACAGATTACgttggaggaggaaaaagtgtGATTTCTGAAGCCGTTTCATCTGATTGTTGgtgatgtgaaataaaaatgtcaaaagcgTGACAGTGATATGAACGCTGATGTTTCTGCAGGGGTTGGTGGCACTGACACTGTCAACCAGACAAGTGTGACCGAGCCCACACAATCAACACATCACAAAGGCACAGTATGGAGAGTGTCtctattaacattttttatagTCTGTATATCAAAAACAATACTTCAGTTATTATAAATTTGATTCATATAGAAGAGAAAGCAGAGGACCTTTATCATTTTTCCTTTGTGGAATTTttgtaaacacatttgtgaacagtaaacaaatatttaaaaaatacgtTTATAACACTATAATGTAATTGTAGGCAGCTGTAAGATAAAACATATGTATTAACATTTATAAAACCAATAAAAGAGGGACTCAAAGTAAAGTGTTGCTGGGATATGTGCATAAAATATTCTACCATGCTATTTGTTGCAAAAACAGCGAAAAGACAGAACTTCTCATCTCAAAAGGCGTGACTCTACTTTGTACCAACTACTGCTTCAAACATCCACGTCAGAGTTTGCAGGCCATGTTCTGATAACAGAAAAAACCTTGTGTGATGCTTCTGCTGAAGACACCAACCTCTCCTTTTTTATCATTCTGCTCCAACTGAGCTCAAGTTTCATGGGCACTTAGTGTAGGACTAGTGATCCTAACATTTCACCACATGCGCTACAGATGACAAAACTGCAACCTTTATTTCAATATACAATATATCTCATTGTGTGAAAATGAACTACAGGATCAAGAATGTCCAAATGTGCCATGGCAGTACATCTGGTAAATATGCTAGTGCACCCTGAATACTTTTCTGGTGCTCTGCAGCTACAGCTAATTACTATGTTGACTACATGAACCATAAAACAGAATAGTATTTTAgagttaaaacttttttaacCCAAGATCAGGATATTTATGGGTCTGATGCTCATACAAATCCTAATAACAAAAAGGTTAAAATTCACATTTATTAGCAGCCTGAAACATTATCAGAAGTAACAACAACATTACTAAAAAGTAtattcatttcaaatgtgtatTGTCCACTCTCACCCTTCTACCTCAAACCCTCTTTATCTTATTAATGTCTAACTTTTACACTTACTTGTCTACAAGTGTCCTGATGACAGCCAACGTGTCCAGCACCAGGCCATCCACATTCTGCTTCTTCCTTCTTGGTTCATGAGGTCCTCTCCCTCGGCGCGGTGGTCTGACTGGGTCCCTTGGCCGACTGCTCCGAGCCTCTCCAGCATCAACACCTGCGGCTGTAGCATGATCCACCCGTCGAGCTTGTCCTCGGGTTGCCCTTGTCGACCCATGGTGATGGTCCTCCAAGTCACTGTCCTCCCGGCACACACAGCTGTTACCCATGGTTCCAGTGCCAGAGACCACAGTGGCAAGGGTCTGCCAGAATGGAGGAAGGGAGTCtgaggaggaaaggaagagCAGAACCCGTGCAAGGCTCCTGCAGGCACAGTAAGTGATCCAGGCGGCTACTATCATATCATTTGGAGAGCTTGGTTTGGGGGGATTCTTCTCCCAGTGGACTGGGTGGGATCAGCGTAAATGATCATACTGTTGCCAAGCAGAGATatgggatttcttttttcagagtAATAATATATGACTGGTTAAAGAGACCAGATGGGGTCAGATGAAGCAAGGAGAAATGCTCTGAACATCACAGACAGTCCCAACCTCAGGTACAGGTCTCATCCAAGGCTTGCATATCTGTGGAAGCAACacaaagagaacagaaacaatgaaactCTGCCCCCAAGTTGAGTCTGTCAGAGATGTGTTTATATCATATTCTGCCCAAAGCAAAGATAAACACTAGCTTCAGTGACATGCACCCAAGTGTCAAATCTGGACAAAATTACATAAGTAAGTGAAAATAGAAAGACAATCAGCAATAACCATTTAACTGTCCATCTCAAACATATTAGCTACTACACAACATGTAGCTGTTTAAATAGAGCTGTGTTGTTTAATGAGGACAGTCACAGtctgaataaaaatgagctCATCGCGCATTGACTTATTGAGACATTTAGTACTGTTGACATATCAGGAGCTTTTCAGTTAGCTGGCTAACAAGCTAGCCACCCACTAAGCAAGCATTACAACATTAGCAGTTCCAAATGAATACCAAGTCTCACAAACTCGCTCTTATCATTTCGTAAGTGAGCTATAATGGCTCAGTTTTGACCTGAGCGCATACTTACGTGCTATTTCTTTAACAACAGCGGTATTCAGACGCAGTGGAGCCAGACCGAAGTAGttaacaaaacagacagacacctAGCTagcagtgttgtgttgtagCTTACCAGCTATATGTTAGCCCGGTTAGCAGCTTCTTTGATCCTGCTGTCAAACTACACAAGTTAGCTAACGTGAGAAGGAACGAACTACGCGTAGTACTCAAACACCAACGGAGTAATGGAGTCGCATACAAGACCCGTCTATATTCCACAACAGACCTTTTTTGAAGTCGAACAGCACATACATATGACGGCAAGCTAACACATTTTAACGACGCTACACCACTAGCCGCTTGCTAAGTTCCGTAGCGTTGGCAGCTAAAAAAGGTTGCCCATCAGCTGTGGCTGTGGAGGCGCggctgaaggaggagggaggaggatttCTGTGAAATACAACGTCAACATACGgtaaaactgtgttttcctttttttttttttttttttttttttttacatataacACATTTCTTTCCCGCTATCTGATTTTACAAGTGATGTATTTTGAACACCGCTTATGCTGTTCGaaaatcactgttttgtgtatttctgcaCCTGTATGTATTGGTTTATGACAGAGCAAGGCAGTGAGAAGCTGGAATAAAAGCAACAAGTTTCAACGGTGACATTACATCGACATCGAACACGTCAAACAAGTGTGCTTTTACCattgtttattaaaaatgtatttatagagagagagaatgcCAGTCAAGCCTAAAGGCGACTACATACCCGGAAGTCAATCTTTCCCACGGTACGTGAACGCAATCAACAGAAGACCAACaagattttcaaaacaaaaacatctcagtatgtctatttatttaaaatgatgcCAAGACAAGTAtaatatttccatttaaaataATACCTATAGCATGCAAGGTGTCACAAAGTTGATAATTTGATTTGATAGTATAGACAAATCATAGTCCCACTTATGTACTAGAATAACAATGGGATAAAATCTTCTTTATATAATATCTTTACAGATACTTTAGGGAAACTTCAGATAAGGGGACTCAGTTTGTCATTTGTATCTGCAATGTGCCACACCaatgaaggttaaaaaaatgctttgagaATCAGCGTATCTTTCATCCAACACCAAACTTTTATAATTTACATAAGTCTTTTGTCCTTTAGGTGAGGGTATAAGGCCAGTGCAACAGAGAGGGACTGAAGGTGTCTGCGGGGCTCCATCCATACAGCAGGGCCCAGGTCCATGTTTCAGAGTACGATCCATTGAAGTCATTCTAAAAGTCCTTCTTGATATGTCTGACCCAGTTTGATGTCTCAAGATTTTATCATCTGAACTCGTAGTCACATACGTGAAGGTATATGAGTACTATCATTACTTAAAAGACATATTTGGGTTATCCCTAACATCCAGTGTAACAAATGCAACAGACCAGAGCAAAATAAAATGGGGTTCATTCTATCTCTACACGTATGTTCGGTTTAGAAAGTGGCTGAagtccaaacaaaaaaaacatcttgaagcTTTGGCAATGAAAGGCCTCAAATTTCTTAATACACTACTTAGGAAAGTTGTGCATTCATTGCATGggtattattttctatttacaCTATTTTATTTAGAGTGGTCCATACTATACTTGACATGAATTAAATGTCATAGAACCAGTGGTCTTACATTAAGTCAACCAGGCATTTAGACAGTATGCTGTAAATTGGGACAGTCATACACCCTGCTCCGATCCAGGGCTGTATTGAAGGTGTTGTCACAATACATCCCACTCTTGCCGAGGTCTTCTGTAAATCTTTGTGATTTAGGGTGGAAGGTACATGGTGAGCTTTCAAAGGTTGGAGGGAGAAGACCGTAGGCACTGGAAGTGGTCCTGTACAAAGGATTCTGGGGCTTTGCCCGCTGGGGTAGTCGAACATCTTTAACCTCTGGAGTCATCATGCAGGAGAAAACTGGGTTTCCAGGGTTGGCgcatgtttttccattttccaatGGCTGTTCTTGAGAGGCTGACATCTTTGTAGTGActataaaaagaaatcagaattCACGAACATCAGTTTTAATACAAGACtacacaaaatcacattttggtAGATGTCCCGAGAAAAACTGAGTGAGGCAGAGGTTCGCTCTCATTTTGTTAACCCCATTACCACCTATCACATTAAAATAAGATTCACAAGCACATTTGCTTCTCAGCTATTTCGGGAAGACAAGGATATATTTACCAGTTTGAAACTCAATACACAGTTTAGATAGATTGTTCTACTTAAGTATCTTTTCAAAAGTATCCTCCAAAAGACAACTACCGAGATATTTTACCTCTGTAGACACTACGTGAGTGAAAATTGTGGCAAGCTACGTTGGTTAAGCTAGTTATGCTAATTATCGGCTGGATAACCTGCCATCGATCTCCAAATGTTCTTTTCCATTGACTGGAAAGTATTTGAATTCTTCTAAAATTGTTATGTACTCATTTTAATTACCTTCTCAAGGAGTAAAACCAACACAACAGTTGGTGAAGTCTTGATCTGGCTCTGTTAGCGAGAGAGGACGACTCGTTGCCATAGTAACCATGAAACTCTATGTGGGGTCGGTTACATTCATCATCAACATTGGGAACAGTACTTTAAGGAAATAGTCGTGACCAAGGTCAATTTAGTTGCCTTTCCTTGGCCTCCGACCGCGTCGCACAATCTTTATCAGCGgacagtttattcagtttattttatttaacaacatGTTATGTTACAATTCTTTCCCCCGCACGTGAAGGCATCATTGGTTACATCATCACCAAGCGTCAGTTGCTACGTACATTTGTCGCGTCCACTTTGCACAAACGACAATAAACTCAACTCTGAAACCAAATCCACACTTACACCTTATTATTCACACACTTTGGCAAACCGTGTGTCGTTGTTACTTCCCTCTTGTTTGGGAGGCCGGCTGATTTATTTATAAGTCTATCCGTGGACTTTTGGCGGACTTTCCCCACCTTCTGCCACCTTGTGTTAAGCGCTGCAGCTAGCTTGAGGCTAACGCGCAGTCTGACCAGAGCAGAAGATCTGAGCAGCTTGGCCCGGAGTCGTGCTCAGAGGATGGACAGTGAAATCCAACGAGATGGGAGAGTCCTGGACCTCACTGATGATGCCtggagggaggacagactgCCTTATGAAGATGTCACTATCCCTCTGGTAAATGTCGTTCAAACAGATTCATGCTAGCATTAGAAATAGCCTGCTTTTATAGATTTGTTTTAACGTGCAGAAGACTACTGTTTTCAGCTTGTGTGTAAGCTGACTAATGAAAATGTGAGCTCAAAACAAACCCGATCATATATCAGTTTGTAGATAGCAGGTGCTGAGTACAGGAATCTAGATATTGGTTTTCAGAAGGTGTGACAATTGCGGAGAAGTGAATGTAATCAGTTGTCATTTAACAGGATACGGTACAGTATTTTACACAAGCACACTCAGAAGCAGCTTATGTCTTGACACATTCATACTGATGATGAGATGATCTGCCCCTTtattctcctctgttttctacCAGAGTGAACTGCCTGAGGCTGAGCAGGACAACGGAGGATCCACAGAGTCTGTGAAAGAACAAGAGATGAAGTGGACAGACCTCGCTCTGCAGAGCCTGCACGAAAACACACCGAGCACCGGGAGCTGAGGGACTGATCTGGAATCAGACTGTAGGACAAGGATTTGGGGCAGGATACTGGGAAGTCCTTGTATGTGTTAACAATAACACTTCTTCATCTGAACGCAGACAGCGGCACCAAACACATGTAATTCACCATCTTTTTACACTGTGTCTTTTGAAAGATGTTCAGTATGTTTCAGCTAAGCAGAAAttattcaaaaaatgttttctgaaaaagtATTGGGTTTATATTGTAGTATGTAtatacaaatattaaatatcagCTTTGGTGTATAACATTTTCTTGAGACTTTCTCTTTAATCTTGATGGTGTCAGTTCTAGTTGATGCTGGGCAGTCCTTGTATGtgttaacaaaaacacaaagattgtTTTGTGAAAGACTACTacctgtttatgtttatgtttatatatttagtAATTTAGTAGTGTACTTTATCATGTTTAAGAAGATATTGATAAgacccaaacacagacacacacaaataattgtTTCCATCAAAGAGTATGTTAAACTAACTGAAATACCAGAAAAAATGCTCTTCTAAGTCACTGATATGCAAGAGGGTGGACTGCAGCTAAGATTGGATGCATAGGTAATTGTTTTTTCAGAGTAAAACTCAGTTGCCAAAATCCTAATTCCATAAAGGTTAAAATGATCATTCCTATTCATTCATTCTATTTTGTTCATTGAACTTTGTTATCATTTTGGAGGCTGTTGTTTTTGGTGCTTTTGAGTTATATTGAAAGATTCCCTCATTTATATAATGTTCTGTACTTGATCTATATTTAGATCACTTAGACCTCAACCAAGCTCATTTGTATTCACAGCGGTGCAGTCTTTTTTTCCAGCTAAGTTGTAGGCAGTGCATTTAAccgttgtaaaaaaaaaaacaaccacacagttCTGTTTTGGAAAAACAATCAATTGTCTTTTCATCGTCTCTACAGGTAATTTCTGCTCTTAATGGATAGTTTTGCAGCTAATGCAGTTGTCTCTCATCCATCATGATGCAGGCTGAGCATCTCTTTAGAAACCTCTCTGAGTGGTTTAAACCAGAAATAAAATCCTGACTGTAACTCCatcatcactgtgtttgtttagccTCTGCCGTGGGCCTGCAAATGTAGTCATGTGGCCCCTTCCCCAGCAGGGCTGAGGGGTGTCGGTAGGAGCCCCCAAGATGATCCCAGAGCGTGAAGTATTGTCCGTAGTTGTAGTTAAAGAAGAGGTGATGGTCTACATGGTGAGCAGCTCCATTGATCAGATATATAAGAGGGCCAGGGATGAGGTACTTTCCATCATGTATAGAAATGGTCCAGATGTTGACAAAGATGAAGAGTGAGAGGTAGACCCCCTGTAATACAGATATGCCAGATGTCATTTCACTGGTAAGCGACCTCATGTCAATAGTGtactttatgaaaaaaaaaaaattggtatGTTACACTGCTTTCCAAGCAAACGTCATCAGAATCTGTCAACATACAGCTGGACCTGA
This sequence is a window from Acanthopagrus latus isolate v.2019 chromosome 8, fAcaLat1.1, whole genome shotgun sequence. Protein-coding genes within it:
- the anapc13 gene encoding anaphase-promoting complex subunit 13 is translated as MDSEIQRDGRVLDLTDDAWREDRLPYEDVTIPLSELPEAEQDNGGSTESVKEQEMKWTDLALQSLHENTPSTGS